One segment of Laspinema palackyanum D2c DNA contains the following:
- a CDS encoding Npun_R2479 family HD domain-containing metalloprotein, producing MFNTTEILIDDFVRQLKAGYARTYGGLKPDYADIIGWAGHMALENLANTDALYHNIEHTINITLVGQEILRGKHIREGGVSCEDWLHFIISLVCHDIGYVKGVCKQDQTAAGIYATGCNGETVTLPEGATSASLTPYRVDRDKLFIQERFGGHKLIDAEALKRNIELTRFPMPIVEDSQESGTYPALVRAAALVGQLSDPRYLKKISALFYEFEEIGMNAKLGYENPGDLRAKYPRVYWESVYPYIQEALPYLGLTQQGQQVLANLYANVFVIEHENLH from the coding sequence ATGTTTAATACCACGGAAATCTTGATTGATGACTTCGTGCGCCAGCTTAAAGCAGGCTATGCCCGGACATACGGGGGTTTGAAACCAGACTATGCGGATATTATCGGTTGGGCGGGCCACATGGCCCTAGAGAACCTGGCAAATACCGATGCCTTGTACCACAATATCGAACACACCATTAACATCACGTTAGTGGGACAAGAGATCTTGCGGGGGAAACACATCCGTGAGGGGGGCGTTTCTTGTGAAGATTGGCTGCACTTTATCATTTCTCTGGTCTGCCACGATATCGGCTATGTCAAAGGGGTTTGCAAACAGGATCAAACCGCTGCCGGGATCTATGCCACGGGTTGCAATGGCGAAACGGTAACTCTCCCGGAAGGGGCGACCTCTGCCAGTTTGACTCCCTATCGAGTCGATCGCGATAAGTTGTTTATTCAAGAGCGCTTTGGCGGTCATAAACTGATTGATGCCGAAGCCCTCAAGCGGAATATTGAACTGACGCGGTTTCCCATGCCGATCGTTGAGGATTCTCAGGAATCTGGCACTTATCCGGCACTGGTGCGGGCGGCGGCCCTAGTCGGCCAACTCAGCGATCCCAGATATTTGAAAAAAATTAGTGCCCTGTTCTATGAGTTTGAAGAAATAGGCATGAATGCAAAACTGGGGTACGAAAACCCTGGGGATCTGCGGGCTAAATATCCTCGGGTTTATTGGGAAAGCGTTTATCCTTACATTCAGGAGGCCCTACCTTACCTAGGGTTGACCCAACAGGGACAACAGGTTTTAGCCAATCTCTATGCCAATGTGTTTGTGATCGAGCATGAAAATTTGCACTGA
- the rpmF gene encoding 50S ribosomal protein L32, translating to MAVPKKKTSKSKRDKRKATWKNKAALQAQKALSLGKSVLTGRSTGFVYPSDEDDEDEES from the coding sequence ATGGCGGTTCCCAAGAAGAAAACCTCGAAATCCAAGCGCGATAAACGCAAAGCGACTTGGAAGAACAAAGCAGCTTTGCAAGCTCAAAAAGCCCTGTCCCTCGGCAAGTCGGTATTGACCGGACGTTCTACGGGTTTTGTCTATCCTTCTGACGAAGATGACGAGGACGAAGAATCCTAA